The Caretta caretta isolate rCarCar2 chromosome 5, rCarCar1.hap1, whole genome shotgun sequence genome contains a region encoding:
- the MARCHF3 gene encoding E3 ubiquitin-protein ligase MARCHF3 isoform X1: MQSSSAQVTMMESQNRKRAPAWTEREVRDLIAVWGEESVLSELRSSFRNAKTFVKISQGMKDRGHNRDPKQCRVKLKELRQAYQKTREVNGRSGSEPQTCRFYDELHAILGGSATTTPAVLFDSFNGDGGNTEVGFGDEDDDDEEEEVVDSSQQASGETGFPDSQELFLTLDLEPVPPEPTQGCLLDPAGGEGTSAACVSMITGSSPSQRLVKLRKKKKRTRDEMFSELMLSSHTDRAQTSAWRQIMSECRKAQNDREERWRAEESKWRAEDRAEAQMWLQRDERRQDSMLRLLQDQTSMLQCMVELQQRQLEHRLPLQPLCNQPPSSPSSIVSTPRRPRTRWGGLRPTSHSTTEDYPKKRRLSFNKF; this comes from the exons atgcagagctcatcagcacaggtgaccatgatggagtcccagaatcgcaaaagagctccagcatggaccgaacgggaggtacgggatctgatcgctgtttggggagaggaatccgtgctatcagaactccgttccagttttcgaaatgccaaaacctttgtcaaaatctcccagggcatgaaggacagaggccataacagggacccgaagcagtgccgcgtgaaactaaaggagctgaggcaagcctaccagaaaaccagagaggtgaatggccgctccgggtcagagccccaaacatgccgcttctatgatgagctgcatgccattttagggggttcagccaccactaccccagccgtgttgtttgactccttcaatggagatggaggcaatacggaagtaggttttggggacgaagatgatgatgatgaggaggaggaggttgtagatagctcacagcaagcaagcggagaaaccggttttcccgacagccaggaactgtttctcaccctagacctggagccagtaccccccgaacccacccaaggctgcctcctggacccagcaggcggagaagggacctctg ctgcatgtgtttcaatgatcacaggatcttctccttcccagaggctagtgaagcttagaaagaaaaaaaaacgcactcgcgatgaaatgttctccgagctcatgctgtcctcccacactgacagagcacagacgagtgcgtggaggcaaataatgtcagagtgcaggaaagcacaaaatgaccgggaggagaggtggcgggctgaagagagtaagtggcgggctgaagacagggctgaagctcaaatgtggctgcagcgtgatgagaggaggcaggattcaatgctgaggctgctgcaggaccaaaccagtatgctccagtgtatggttgagctgcagcaaaggcagctggagcacagactgccactgcagcccctctgtaaccaaccgccctcctccccaagttccatagtctccacacccagacgcccaagaacgcggtgggggggcctccggccaaccagccactccaccacagaggattacccaaaaaaaagaaggctgtcattcaataaattttaa
- the C5H5orf63 gene encoding glutaredoxin-like protein C5orf63 homolog isoform X2, translated as MLWFQSTAKQLAKYSSRPLWKRLCAATTNIPVLTLFTKNPCPLCDEAKEVLEPYKNRVILQEVDITLPENSVCNDEAHMTE; from the exons atgctttggtttcagagtaCAGCAAAGCAGCTAGCAAAATATTCTTCTAGGCCACTATGGAAACGACTGTGTGCAGCCACTACAAATATACCAGTGTTAACTTTGTTCACCAAG AACCCGTGCCCTCTATGTGATGAAGCAAAAGAAGTGCTTGAGCCATATAAAAACAGG GTTATTTTGCAGGAAGTGGATATCACCCTTCCAGAGAACTCAGTGTG TAATGATGAAGCCCATATGACTGAATAG
- the C5H5orf63 gene encoding glutaredoxin-like protein C5orf63 homolog isoform X1, protein MLWFQSTAKQLAKYSSRPLWKRLCAATTNIPVLTLFTKNPCPLCDEAKEVLEPYKNRVILQEVDITLPENSVWYDRYKYDIPVFHLNGQFLMKHRVDVKKFENQLVKLEFQNDENQ, encoded by the exons atgctttggtttcagagtaCAGCAAAGCAGCTAGCAAAATATTCTTCTAGGCCACTATGGAAACGACTGTGTGCAGCCACTACAAATATACCAGTGTTAACTTTGTTCACCAAG AACCCGTGCCCTCTATGTGATGAAGCAAAAGAAGTGCTTGAGCCATATAAAAACAGG GTTATTTTGCAGGAAGTGGATATCACCCTTCCAGAGAACTCAGTGTGGTATGACAGATATAAGTATGACATACCTGTCTTTCATTTAAATGGGCAGTTCCTAATGAAGCATCGGGTAGATGttaaaaaatttgagaaccagcTTGTGAAGCTAGAGTTTCAAAATGATGAAAACCAATGA